In Gemmobacter sp. 24YEA27, a genomic segment contains:
- the ettA gene encoding energy-dependent translational throttle protein EttA, producing MASYQYVYHMDGVSKTYPGGKKVFENIHLNFLPGVKIGVVGVNGAGKSTLLKVMAGLDKDFQGEAWAAKGAKVGYLPQEPQLDETLNVRENVKLGVAEKQAKLDRYNEVAMNYSDETADEMARLQDEIDAENLWDLESKIDIAMEALRCPPDDADVSTLSGGERRRVALCKLLLEEPDMLLLDEPTNHLDAETIAWLQKHLIEYKGTILTVTHDRYFLDDITTWILELERGRGLPHEGNYSSWLEAKAKRMAQEAREDKAKQKVMEKELEWIRQGAKARQTKSKARIQAYDKLVDEASLKDRVGKAQIVIPNGPRLGGKVIEVEGLKKAMGDKLLIEDLSFMLPPGGIIGVIGPNGAGKSTLFKMLVGLEQPDEGTVKLGDTVKLSYVDQSRDALDPDKNVWEEISGGAEIIHLGDAQISSRNYVGAFNFKGTDQQKKVGLLSGGERNRVHLAKLLKSGGNLLLLDEPTNDLDVETLQALEAAIEDFAGCAVIISHDRFFLDRLCTHILAFEGDAHVEFFEGNFDDYEKDKIRRLGVDAAAPKRVKYKKFTR from the coding sequence ATGGCCAGCTATCAATATGTCTATCACATGGACGGCGTCTCGAAGACCTATCCCGGCGGGAAGAAGGTTTTCGAAAACATCCATCTGAACTTTCTGCCCGGCGTCAAAATCGGTGTCGTCGGTGTCAACGGCGCCGGTAAATCGACGCTGCTGAAGGTCATGGCTGGCCTCGACAAGGATTTCCAGGGCGAGGCCTGGGCCGCCAAGGGCGCGAAAGTCGGCTATCTGCCGCAGGAGCCGCAGCTCGACGAGACGCTGAATGTGCGTGAAAACGTCAAGCTGGGCGTTGCTGAAAAACAGGCGAAGCTCGACCGCTATAACGAAGTGGCGATGAACTATTCCGACGAGACCGCCGATGAGATGGCGCGCCTCCAGGATGAGATCGATGCCGAGAACCTCTGGGATCTCGAGAGCAAGATCGACATTGCGATGGAAGCGCTCCGCTGCCCGCCCGATGATGCCGATGTCTCGACCCTTTCGGGCGGCGAGCGTCGCCGTGTGGCTTTGTGCAAGCTCTTGCTCGAAGAGCCCGACATGCTGCTCCTCGACGAGCCGACCAACCACCTTGACGCCGAGACCATCGCCTGGCTGCAAAAGCACCTGATCGAGTATAAGGGCACCATTCTGACGGTCACCCATGACCGCTACTTCCTCGACGATATCACGACCTGGATTCTCGAGCTGGAACGCGGCCGTGGCCTGCCGCATGAGGGCAATTATTCGTCCTGGCTGGAAGCCAAGGCCAAGCGCATGGCGCAGGAAGCCCGTGAGGACAAGGCCAAGCAAAAGGTCATGGAGAAGGAACTCGAATGGATCCGGCAGGGTGCGAAAGCCCGCCAGACCAAATCGAAAGCCCGTATCCAGGCCTATGACAAGCTGGTCGATGAGGCATCGCTTAAAGACCGGGTGGGCAAGGCCCAGATCGTCATCCCGAACGGCCCGCGCCTTGGCGGCAAGGTGATCGAGGTCGAGGGTCTGAAAAAGGCGATGGGCGACAAGCTCCTGATCGAGGATCTGAGCTTCATGCTGCCGCCCGGTGGCATCATCGGCGTGATCGGCCCGAACGGCGCCGGGAAATCGACCCTCTTCAAGATGCTGGTCGGCCTTGAACAGCCGGATGAGGGCACCGTCAAGCTGGGCGATACGGTGAAACTGTCTTACGTCGACCAGTCGCGCGATGCGCTCGACCCGGACAAGAACGTCTGGGAGGAAATCTCGGGCGGGGCAGAGATCATCCATCTCGGCGATGCGCAGATCTCCAGCCGGAACTATGTCGGCGCCTTCAACTTCAAGGGCACCGATCAGCAGAAGAAGGTCGGCCTTTTGTCAGGCGGTGAGCGCAACCGCGTCCACCTCGCGAAACTGCTGAAATCGGGCGGCAACCTGCTTCTGCTCGATGAGCCGACCAACGATCTCGACGTGGAAACGCTCCAGGCGCTGGAAGCGGCGATCGAAGATTTCGCGGGCTGTGCGGTGATCATCAGCCACGACCGTTTCTTCCTCGACCGGCTCTGCACCCATATCCTGGCCTTTGAAGGCGACGCGCATGTCGAATTCTTCGAGGGCAACTTCGATGACTACGAGAAAGACAAGATCCGTCGTCTTGGCGTCGATGCGGCGGCTCCGAAACGGGTGAAATACAAGAAATTCACCCGCTGA